The following coding sequences lie in one Helicoverpa armigera isolate CAAS_96S chromosome 8, ASM3070526v1, whole genome shotgun sequence genomic window:
- the LOC110372224 gene encoding 17-beta-hydroxysteroid dehydrogenase 14 yields the protein MSFQDKVVIVTGSSSGIGAAIAVQFAEEGAKVAIVGRKQEKLNNVAKKCGKPLVLVADVSKDEDAKRIVDETLRAFGKIDILVNNAGIADPASIQSEHAMAVFDKVMTTNLRSAVYLTHLAAPHLVKTKGNIVNISSVAAYRTVSKDMFAYCASKAGLDHFTRAVALELASSGVRVNTINPGPVLTDVFENMGATREQQAAFFKGVGQTMPLKRVSIPEEIGDLVLFLASEKARAITGSNFVSDNGAMLGSAGVETLELNKTN from the coding sequence ATGAGTTTCCAAGACAAAGTGGTTATTGTGACCGGCAGCAGCTCTGGTATTGGAGCAGCCATTGCTGTCCAATTCGCAGAAGAAGGCGCTAAGGTCGCTATAGTGGGAAGAAAACAGGAAAAACTGAACAATGTCGCTAAGAAATGTGGTAAACCATTAGTGCTCGTTGCTGACGTTTCTAAAGATGAAGACGCTAAAAGAATTGTGGACGAGACTTTGAGAGCATTTGGCAAAATCGATATTCTAGTAAACAATGCTGGCATCGCAGATCCGGCCAGTATTCAATCTGAACACGCAATGGCAGTATTTGACAAGGTAATGACTACAAACCTCCGCTCAGCGGTTTACTTAACTCATCTTGCTGCTCCTCATCTTGTGAAGACAAAAGGGAATATCGTGAACATATCAAGCGTTGCTGCCTACCGAACAGTTTCGAAGGACATGTTTGCATACTGTGCATCGAAGGCGGGTCTGGATCACTTTACTAGAGCTGTGGCACTTGAGTTAGCATCAAGCGGCGTTCGCGTAAATACCATCAATCCAGGACCTGTTCTGACTGATGTATTCGAAAACATGGGAGCAACAAGGGAACAGCAAGCAGCTTTTTTCAAAGGAGTGGGGCAAACGATGCCTCTCAAAAGAGTCTCGATTCCAGAAGAAATTGGTGATCTAGTGCTATTTTTGGCGAGTGAGAAGGCTAGAGCGATTACTGGTTCTAATTTTGTGAGTGACAATGGTGCCATGCTAGGATCTGCGGGGGTAGAAACCTTAGAGCTTAACAAGACTAACTAA